Proteins from a single region of Fodinibius sp. Rm-B-1B1-1:
- a CDS encoding phage tail protein, with amino-acid sequence MDGTVGEIRLFAGKDIPKNWAPCHGQTLQISNYESLFAVVGSTYGGDGEKNFKLPDLRGRVPVGVGKGSDFDQIKLGQTGGKEQNRLTPPQLPPHTHGATATSKLQITVNEEQGNQINPKDNYLAKNYFQESRETTHDVRAYHSSSGNSTLNNDSISGSIEVTIGQTGKSEPIPNRQPYQGLNYIICFRGHYPSAQKDQ; translated from the coding sequence ATGGACGGAACTGTAGGAGAAATACGACTTTTTGCAGGCAAAGATATCCCTAAAAATTGGGCCCCTTGCCATGGACAAACATTACAGATAAGCAATTACGAATCCCTTTTTGCTGTAGTAGGAAGTACGTATGGGGGAGACGGAGAGAAGAATTTTAAACTACCGGACTTACGAGGAAGGGTTCCAGTAGGGGTAGGAAAAGGATCAGACTTCGATCAAATAAAGCTTGGGCAAACCGGTGGTAAAGAACAAAACCGGCTAACGCCTCCACAACTTCCGCCCCATACTCATGGCGCCACAGCTACCTCTAAGCTACAAATTACCGTAAATGAAGAACAAGGCAATCAAATAAATCCCAAAGACAATTATTTAGCCAAGAACTACTTTCAGGAAAGCCGAGAGACAACGCATGATGTGAGAGCCTATCACAGCAGTTCCGGCAATTCAACACTGAACAACGATAGTATTTCGGGTTCAATTGAAGTAACCATTGGTCAGACGGGGAAAAGTGAACCTATTCCTAACCGACAACCCTACCAGGGACTAAACTATATCATCTGTTTTAGAGGGCATTACCCTTCGGCACAAAAAGACCAATAA
- a CDS encoding AraC family transcriptional regulator, whose product MKEESDTVELQQQFFPISTFHAVMDKWSDLLDHDPNRNVYTADNDYHNFEFAYQLLADDVLILHQKTECHVKHRMELLPREEGKFYTLKCLLDQNKPARLINGDKHYDMHQGTIAFFSNYANYITELPAGYYEENLQIVISHNFIDEYINRQHISHPRMQRIINEPTDCMFVIPQWPAPVKAKVKQLAQTVLDSSSSAPNKLHLLTHISNTLDTLFRLQVSQNEETISPSALTQNVAHQVTAYLDERLSISFPGMDFLASTFGVSVSGLKRNFKQELNITPFQYYRQQQMQLARQKLEENDNSVSEVAYQLGFDNPSNFIRAFKGEFNITPGQYQKE is encoded by the coding sequence ATGAAAGAAGAATCAGATACGGTTGAACTGCAGCAACAGTTTTTCCCCATTTCGACTTTCCATGCTGTGATGGACAAATGGAGCGATCTGCTTGATCATGATCCCAACCGTAATGTTTATACCGCTGACAACGATTACCACAATTTTGAGTTCGCTTATCAGCTGCTGGCTGATGATGTATTAATTTTACACCAAAAGACCGAGTGCCATGTAAAACACCGGATGGAGCTTCTTCCGCGAGAAGAAGGTAAATTCTATACGCTCAAATGTCTGCTCGATCAAAATAAACCAGCCCGCCTAATTAACGGTGACAAGCATTACGATATGCACCAAGGCACTATTGCGTTTTTTAGTAATTACGCCAATTATATTACGGAACTGCCCGCTGGTTATTATGAAGAAAACCTGCAAATTGTGATTAGTCATAACTTTATCGATGAGTACATCAACAGGCAACATATATCTCATCCTCGTATGCAGCGCATTATTAACGAACCCACTGATTGCATGTTTGTTATTCCGCAATGGCCAGCTCCCGTTAAAGCAAAGGTTAAACAGTTAGCTCAAACAGTTTTAGACTCCTCATCGTCCGCTCCTAATAAACTTCATCTTCTTACCCATATCAGTAATACGCTTGATACGCTTTTTCGACTACAGGTATCCCAAAACGAAGAAACGATCAGTCCCTCTGCTTTGACTCAAAATGTAGCCCACCAGGTTACAGCTTATTTGGATGAGCGCCTTTCCATATCATTCCCGGGCATGGATTTTCTTGCGTCCACTTTCGGGGTATCTGTGTCGGGTTTAAAACGAAACTTTAAACAAGAACTGAATATCACCCCCTTTCAATACTACCGGCAGCAACAAATGCAGCTGGCCCGCCAAAAGCTGGAAGAAAATGACAACAGTGTTTCGGAAGTCGCTTACCAACTGGGTTTTGACAATCCCTCCAATTTTATTCGGGCGTTTAAAGGAGAATTCAATATTACGCCCGGACAATACCAAAAAGAGTAA